From the genome of Bacteroidota bacterium:
TGGATTTAAAGTGCAGGCGCGTTCACTTATAGAAATAAAACAGATCGCTATACGTAAATTACCTAAAACAGATTGGGTGTTCTTTTCCAGCAAAAACGCGGTAAGACATTTTTTTGAACAGGAGCCGCAATTAGAGCAGGTAAAATTCGCGGCTGTTGGCAAAAGCACTTCCGAAGAATTGCGCAAATTCGGAAAAAAGGCTGAATTTATAGGTTATTCCACGGATACACGCTTAACCGGCAAACAATTTGCCTCGGTGGTTGGTAGCAAAACGGTATTGTTCCCTCAGGCAAAAGGCAGTATGAAAACCATACAGCAACAATTCAAAGCCGGACAAGTAATAGATATGGTTGTTTATGAAACAATAAAAAACAGCATTGACGACCTCGAAGCAGCGGAAATAGTGGTATTTACAAGTCCATCGAATGTAGAAGCCTATTTTGAAAAACACAACATCTCCCCTTCGCAAAAAACTGTGGCTATGGGCGATGCTACAGCTAACGCATTGCGTAAAATGGGAGTAAAAGCCAATGCAATGCCACCTGCTTTTGATGATCTGGGATTGGTACAGGCAGTGATGAGTGTGTAAAATAACCGCAGATAATGTGGAGAAAAAACATGCTGAGGGCTGCAGAGAAAAATTAAAATGTCAGGAAAATTGAAAAGAAAAATAAAATTTATACGCGATCGGAAATCGCTCCGCGTTTCTCTGCGAAAACACTCCGCGCCCTCTGCGGTTAAAATTTATTTACTATGAACCAACGACCACGAAGAACCCGTAAAACACCTATCATCCGTGAGATGGTGGCTGAAACGCGTTTATCAAAGAACATGTTCATTTATCCTTACTTTGTCAGGTCTGGAAAAAAGCAAATAAACCCCATTGCGGCTATGCCGGGTATCAACCACTTTTCGGTTGATGAACTCATCAAAGATGTTGAACAGGGTTTAAAACATGGTATCAACAAAATATTGCTGTTTGGCGTAGGTGAAGAAAAAACAAAAAACGCGAGTTCGTCCTTCAGCAAAAATTCAATTGTATCGAAAGCAGTAACTGAACTGAAAAAACAATTTGGTGATGACCTGTATGTAATAACTGATGTGTGTGTGTGTGCCTATACCACTCATGGCCATTGCGGCATTCTGCATGGGGATTATGTTCACAATGATGAATCCGTTGAAGTATTAGCTAAAATGGCATTGAGCCACGCTCAAGCCGGCGCCGACATGGTCGCCCCATCCGATATGATGGATGGCCGGATAGGTGCTATGCGTAAACTCCTTGACCAAAAAGGATTTGAGAACACTGCGATCATGTCGTACGCGATAAAGTTCGCTTCTGCTTATTACGGGCCATTCCGCGAAGCCGCTGATTCATCACCTCAAAAAGGCGACCGGAAAAGCTACCAGATGGATTTCAGAAATGGTAATGAAGCATTGAAAGAAGGACTGCTGGATGAACAGGAAGGCGCCGACATTTTAATGGTTAAACCGGCCCTGGCGTATTTAGATGTTATACGCAACCTGAAACAAAACACGCTATTACCGGTGGCCTGCTACAATGTATCGGGCGAGTATAGCATGGTTAAAACAGCGGCCAAACAAGGGCTGCTGGATGAGCAAAAAATAGTGCTAGAGAATATGTACGCATTCGCACGCGCGGGTGCGGATATTATTATAACTTACCACGCGAAAGATATTTTGCAGAAGAAGTGGTTATGAAGATCACGAAATGTATTCTAAATAATTCTCTTTATTAATTAAAGTAAACGAGGCATCCGGATATGCTTTATGAAAAGCGCCGGGAATTTTTTTCTTCTTAATACCCCACTTACATTCAAAAGCTGTTAAGCCACCATTCACAAGCTCAATAAGATCGATCTCCTGCCCATCATACGTACGCCAGAAATAATATTCAGGGCTGTATTTTCTGCTTTGATTGTATTTGATCCGCTCACTAATGAAATAATTTTCCCACAATTGCCCATGGTCAATCCGCGAGGCGAGTATATTGAAATTATTAATGATGGCATTACGAATTCCATTATCATAAAAATACCATTTCTTGCTTTTTACAACCTCTTTGCGCAAATTGCCGGAGTAGCCGCCCAGAGGATATATAATAAATACTTTCATTAACAGATCGAGGTAATTTTCTACAGTAACTTTATTAAGACCCAAAGTATTTGCCAATTCATTCAATGAAACTTCCTGTCCACATTGAAAGGCTAATAATTTTAACAGCTGCAAAATTTTATCTGAATTACGCAAACCGCGATACATAAAAATATCTTTCAGCAAATACGATTGAACCAGGTCCTTCAGGTATTCTTCTTTTTCTGAATTAGAATCCAAATAGATCAATTCCGGATAGCTGCCGTACACAAGACGATTCTCAAGATTTGAGATAGTTTCAAATACATTCTCCCTTTTCTTTAATTCACATTGTGCTACCGGCAGCAGCAAATGTGTATAGCTGCGACCCGTTAAAGGTTCTCCAACTTTATTAACCAGGTCGAAAGAGGAAGATCCGGATGCGATAATCGTTATTCCTTTTATACCATCGATCATTAACTTTAATGCCATTCCAACTTCCGGAATATTCTGTGCCTCATCAATAATTATTAATTTTTTTCCGGCAAACAACCCCTTATAATTGGCAACAGTACGTTGTGCTAATTTTTCCTGCA
Proteins encoded in this window:
- the hemB gene encoding porphobilinogen synthase gives rise to the protein MNQRPRRTRKTPIIREMVAETRLSKNMFIYPYFVRSGKKQINPIAAMPGINHFSVDELIKDVEQGLKHGINKILLFGVGEEKTKNASSSFSKNSIVSKAVTELKKQFGDDLYVITDVCVCAYTTHGHCGILHGDYVHNDESVEVLAKMALSHAQAGADMVAPSDMMDGRIGAMRKLLDQKGFENTAIMSYAIKFASAYYGPFREAADSSPQKGDRKSYQMDFRNGNEALKEGLLDEQEGADILMVKPALAYLDVIRNLKQNTLLPVACYNVSGEYSMVKTAAKQGLLDEQKIVLENMYAFARAGADIIITYHAKDILQKKWL
- a CDS encoding ATP-binding protein, coding for MENVVQVERYIQKQLESRIGQQKVLVLYGTRRVGKTFLLEQLAKKYAADSLFLLAEDINVQEKLAQRTVANYKGLFAGKKLIIIDEAQNIPEVGMALKLMIDGIKGITIIASGSSSFDLVNKVGEPLTGRSYTHLLLPVAQCELKKRENVFETISNLENRLVYGSYPELIYLDSNSEKEEYLKDLVQSYLLKDIFMYRGLRNSDKILQLLKLLAFQCGQEVSLNELANTLGLNKVTVENYLDLLMKVFIIYPLGGYSGNLRKEVVKSKKWYFYDNGIRNAIINNFNILASRIDHGQLWENYFISERIKYNQSRKYSPEYYFWRTYDGQEIDLIELVNGGLTAFECKWGIKKKKIPGAFHKAYPDASFTLINKENYLEYIS